A stretch of DNA from Cannabis sativa cultivar Pink pepper isolate KNU-18-1 chromosome X, ASM2916894v1, whole genome shotgun sequence:
AACCATGATCAAGCTACCAAAGAGCCAAGTCAATCATCAGACGATCCAAATTTCGTCTTAGCCATGTCTTTGCAAGAGCAAGAACGATCTTCCACAGAGCCCGAGGCCTCCACCACTGAAAGCGAAGCAGACTCAAATTATGAGTACAATCAAGAAGACTACGAGTTTTTCTTTGATTCCAGCGGATTCGAAGTTGAGCTAGGGTTTCTGGatgacgaagaagaagaagatgaaaacATGGAAGAATATGAGGACGACGATGATGATTTGGATGTAGATGTGTTGACATATGAAGAATTGATAGCTTTGGGAGAGTTCATTGGAGTTGAGCAAAGAGGTCTCTCTCCTAATGAAATTTCTTCATGTTTGAAACCTATTACAATTAGTAATAGTAACCAAATGgtgatgaagaagaaagaaaatggtAATGATATTGATAAGTGTGTGATTTGCCAAATTGAATATGAtcatgaagatgaagatgataataataatttggTTGAGCTTCCATGTGAACATCCTTATCATTTAGATTGCATAACAAAGTGGCTTCAAATCAAGAAATCTTGCCCTATTTGTAGCTATGAAGTTTCATCCTCAACAGCTTCATCTTCCTCACCTAATCACAAGAACAATaatagcaataataataataatacttgtTGATGATTATTAATGCTAATTCTCTTGTTgttagtaattttatttatttattatttggatTTTCAATTATTGATTGATTGATTCTGTTATGTatcaatatattaatttattaatgtttaAATGGTGATCATGTAAATAATTTAAGGAGGAAAAACAGATTAATATAATGAATattggaaaaagaaaagaaaatcaacaattaattaaaagattaattaatga
This window harbors:
- the LOC115709811 gene encoding E3 ubiquitin ligase BIG BROTHER-related; its protein translation is MDDNHDQATKEPSQSSDDPNFVLAMSLQEQERSSTEPEASTTESEADSNYEYNQEDYEFFFDSSGFEVELGFLDDEEEEDENMEEYEDDDDDLDVDVLTYEELIALGEFIGVEQRGLSPNEISSCLKPITISNSNQMVMKKKENGNDIDKCVICQIEYDHEDEDDNNNLVELPCEHPYHLDCITKWLQIKKSCPICSYEVSSSTASSSSPNHKNNNSNNNNNTC